The nucleotide window ATCGGCATGCCGCTCCACCACCGGCTCCAGGGACAGGCTGCTGGTACAGCCCTCGAACCGGAGGCGGGCGAGGGTATCCGCCGTCGGATAGGACGGCGTCGCGGGGCGATGGCCGGCGGCATGATGCGCCTCGTGCCATTCGCGGAAGGTTCCCGAAGCCAGGGTCGTCACCGCGAGAAATCCACCCGGCGCGAGCAGGCCGGCGAGACGGCCGAGGGCCGTTTCGAGATCCTCGAACCATTGTGCCGCGAGGCTGGAACAGATCAGGTCGAAGCCCGGCGACAGGCAGGGGCGCTCGCCGTCCATGACGAGAAACCTCGATCCGCCTCGCCCCCTCAGCCGCTCGCGAGCCCGCTGCACCATGGCGGGCGCGAGGTCCGAGGCGATCATGAGGCTCGGCGTCACATGAGCGAGAAGGGCCTGGGTGAGGAAACCGGTGCCGCAGCCAATCTCGAGAATGCGCGGCGCTTGCGGAAGCGGCCGGCCGATGATGCGCTGCGCCAGCCGTTCGGCCACGACCGCCTGGATGACGCCCGCGGCATCGTAGCCTTCGGCCCCGTCGAAGGCCCGGGCCACAGCCTGTTTCCAGGGACGCATCGGTGCCGTCTGCGGGGTCATGGTGCGGCTGCGATAGCCTGGGCCGGAGGCGCGCTCAAGCGTCGAGCCGGCGCCCGCGGTCGTGGCGGTCGGGCTTGCCATGAGATTCGTCCACACCTGTCCACAGGCGCGCCGATCGCTTTGCATCGTTGACGAACGCTTTACGGAAAGCCGCCCATTGTCCGGATCATGTGGCGTAGCGTACTCGCGTTTTCCGTTCTCGGGCTCATCGGCGCAGGCCTCACCGGCTGCGGGCGCAGTGCGTTCGAGAGCCGCGAGCCCTGGCGCGACCAAACCGAACAGGCCTGCAACGCCCGGCGGCTGGTGGAGGCCACCGAGTTCGTCACGCCGGTCAAGGAGATCAGCGGTCCCGGCGTCTGCGGCATGCTGCAGCCCTACCGGATCACCCGTCTCGGCAAGGGCTCCGTGGTTCTGAAACAGCGGATGACGCTGGCCTGCCCGGCCCTGGCCGAGGCCGAGGCCTGGCTCGCCGACACGATCCAGCCCGCCGCCAACCTGTATTTCGGGCAGCCGGTCGCCGAGATCAACGCGGGCTCCTATGCCTGCCGCGGCCGCAACAACCAGGCCGGCGCCAAGCTTTCCGAACACTCGTTCGGCAATGCCGTCGACATCATGTCGTTCAAGCTCGCCGACGGCTACGTCATCACCGTCAAGGGCGGATGGCGCGGCACCGAGGCCGAGCAGGGCTTCCTGCGCGAGGTCTTCATCGGGGCGTGCCAGCGCTTCTCGACGGTGCTCGCCCCCGGCTCCAACGTCTTCCACTACGACCACATCCACGTGGATCTCGCCCGGCACGATCCGCGCGGCCTGAAGCGCATCTGTCAGCCGCTGCTCAAGTTCACGCCGCAACTCGGCGCCGACGGCGTTCCCCGGCCCGTCTCGCGTCCGCGCCCGGTGGAGCGCCAGCCCGCCGCGCCGCAGGCTCCCGTCGACGTCGAGGAGGACGATCCCTACGGCGTGACGCCGATGTCCTCGAACCAGCGCCCGGCTCGGCCGAACCCTCAGGTCGCCCGCGCGCCCTCCCCCGCCCTCTCCGCTGCCGCCCCGTCCCCCCGCGCGCCCTCGGCCTATGCCTCCGCGCCGGTGCCCCGCTTCGCACCGCGCCCCCAGACCTCCCGTCTGGCGGCGGCGCCCGCTTATGACGAGCCGGCGCCGGGCTTCTCCGGCGAGCCGCTGTCCCTCGCCGCTCCGGGCCTCTCGGACCCGATCTACTGAGCGCCGGACTGTGTTCCGGCGGCCCCAGGCCGGAGCGAAAGCGACGCCGCGTTCTCCCTTGCGCTTGACACCGTCCGGCGAGACGCCATCGTCCCGGAATGAACGGACTCCAGCGAAAAGACGCCGGCATGCGCCCGAATTCCCTCGCCACCGCCCTGGCCCTCGGCCTCGTTCTCGCGGGGAGCCTGCAACCCGCCTTCGCCCGCTCGGGACGGGAGGAGATCACGCCCGCCGAGGAGCGCGAATTTCCCTTCGACGGCGACATTCCGGGATGCCAGGATTCCTCGGTGCTGGAGCAGATGTCGAGCCAGTTCGCCGAGAAGGAGGCGAAGTTCTGGAACTCGAGCCTCACCATCGTCGCCTATGACCGGATCGAGCGCACGGCCTGGCGCCCCTGGGGCCTCGACACCTATCCCCGCCGCTTCTGCAGCGCGGTGGCGACCACGTCGGACGGCATCAAGCGCAAGGTCGACTATTCGGTGCGCGAGGGTCTCGGCATCATCGGCGTGACCTGGGGCGTCGAGTTCTGCGTCCACGGCCTCGACCGCAACCTCGCCTATGCCTACGCCACGGCCTGCCGCGAAGCCCGTCCGTGAGACGGGCGTCGGCGCTCGCCGCACTGGCGCTGACCGCGCTTTCGGGAACGGCTCAGGCGCAAGGCTACGGCCGCGGCGGCACGCCCGGCGAGTTCGATTTCTACGTGCTGGCCCTGTCCTGGTCGCCGACCTATTGCGAGACGGCGGGACGCCGCGACGCCGACGGCCAGTGCCGGCCGGGGCGCGGCCTCGGCTTCGTCGTCCATGGGCTGTGGCCGCAATATACGCGGGGCTACCCGTCCGACTGCTCTTCCGTCGAGCGGTCTCCCACACGGCAGGCCATCGATGCGGCCGGCGAAGTCTACCCGAGCGAGGGGCTCGCCCGCTACGAGTGGCGCAAGCACGGCACCTGTTCCGGCCTCGACCCGATGGCGTATTTCAAGGCGGCCGCCCAGGCGCGCGAGGCGGTGACCATCCCGGCCGCCTTCGCCAAGCCCGATTCCGATACGCGCATCGCGCCGATCGACATCGCCCGCCAGTTCGTGGCCTCGAACAGGGGCCTGCGCCCCGATATGATGTCCGTCACCTGTATCAGGGGAGAGTTGCAGGAGGTGCGAATCTGCTTCACCAAGGACCTGCGCGGCTTTACGCCTTGTCCCGAAGTAGCGCGGCAGAATTGCCGCGCGGGCGAGATCGCCGTCGACGCGAGCCGGTGACCCCATGAACTACAGGCACGCTTTCCACGCCGGCAATTTCGCCGACGTGCTCAAGCACCTCGTGCTGACCCGCGTGCTCCATCATCTCCAGGCCAAGCCCACGGGCTTTCGCGCCATCGACACCCATGCGGGCCTCGGATTCTACGACCTGACCGGCGACGAGGCGGGTCGGACCGGCGAATGGCTGGATGGCTGGGGCCGTCTCGACACTCCCTTCCCCGACGAGGTGGAGGCGCTGTTCGCGCCCTACCGCGAAGCTGTCGCCGCCACCAAGGCGCGGCATGGTGCGGACATCTATCCCGGTTCGCCCGCGATCATCCGCGAGTTTTTGCGGCCCACCGATCAGGGCGTCTTCGTCGAGCTTCACCCGGCCGATGCCGACATCCTGCGCGAGCGCTACAACCAGGATCCCCGCACGAAGGTGATGCATCTCGACGGGTGGACCGCGCTCAATTCGCTGATCCCTCCGCCGGAGCGGCGCGGCGTCGTCCTGATCGACCCGCCCTATGAGGAACTCGGCGAGATCGACCGGCTCGGCGAGGCCCTGGCGAAGGCCGTGGCGAAATGGCCGACGGGAATCTATCTCGGCTGGTATCCGATCAAGGACGTGGACCTCATCGACCGCATGGTGGCGGAGCTCGACAAGTCCCTGTCCCGCCCTGCCCTGCGCATCGACCTGATGATCTCGGAGCCGTATCCGACCCGCCTCAACGGCAACGGCCTCATCGTCATCAACCCGCCCTGGCGCCTCGCCGACGAGGCGGCCCTGTTCCTCCCCGCCCTGGCGGAGCGGCTGGCGCGCGGCGATTACGGCGCGTTCCGCTGCGACGCGTTCGGCGTCGAGGCGTAGAACCCGTCGTGAAGGCCGCCTATCCCGTGAGCTCCGCGACCCCTGTCGCCAGCGCCGCCATTCCCGGCAGCGTCGAGACGATGCATCTCGTCCGCTACGACGACGCCTATTCGATCCTGGTCGGCACGGCCGAGTTGATGAACGACCGGCACCGCGATTCGGAGCGTGCCCTGGCCACGGTCACCTGCGCGCGGCTCGAGGAAAACACGACGCCGACCCTCCTCATCGGTGGCCTCGGCATGGGGTTCACCCTGCGTGCGGCCCTCGACGCCCTCGGGCCGCAGGCGCGGGTGGTCGTGGCGGAACTGATGCCGGCGGTGATCGCCTGGGCGCGCGGGCCCCTCACCCACCTCTTCGACGGAAGCCTCGACGATCCGCGCGTGACCCTGGTCGAAGCGGATGTGAACCGCCTCATCCAGTCCGGGTCGGCTCAGTTCGACGCCATCCTGCTCGACGTCGACAACGGCCCCAAGGGCCTGACGCGGCGTGAGAACGACCGTCTCTACGATACCTGGGGCTTGAAGCGGGCCCATTACGCCCTGCGGCCGGGCGGCATTCTCGCCGTGTGGTCGGGAGGGCCGGACCGCAGGTTCAAGGCACGGCTCCGGCGGTTCGGCTTCGATGTCGAGGAACTGCGCTATCCCGCCCATCCCGGCGGCCGCCGCCACGTCCTCTGGATCGCGGTGCGCACCGACATCCCGGGCTGAGACACGCCGGTTTCAGTAATTGTAGCTCCGACGCGGATAGGCCTGATTGGGTGCATAGCCGGCTCCGCGTTGCTGGACACGGGAGCCGTACTCGATCTCGCGCTGCTGCTTGGCGCGGCGGTTGGCGAGGTAACGGCCACCGATACAGCCGGCGACTGCGCCGACGACACCGCGCTCCGCGAGGTAATGCCCGGCGAGACCGCCGATGATCGCGCCCTTGATGCAGCCCTTGGCCTCGGCCGCTCCCGTGCTCGCCAGCGTCAGCAGTGCCAGGGCCGAGAGTGTCGCAACGATCCGCATGGTGTCCTCCACGATTGAGCGGGGAGGAAACACCGCCCTGGAGCGTGGCGTTCCAGCGGCGTCGCAAAAGCCGCCTTCGCTCAGGCCGCGACCCGGCCCTCCAGCGGGAACACCTTGGCGGGGTTCATCAGCCATTTCGGGTCGAACACGTTGCGGACCCGCATCTGCTGCTCGAGATCGGCCTGCGCGTACTGGAAGCGCATGAGCTCGCGCTTCTCGATGCCGACGCCGTGCTCACCGGTGAGGCAGCCGCCGACTTCGA belongs to Methylobacterium sp. 77 and includes:
- a CDS encoding ribonuclease T2 translates to MRRASALAALALTALSGTAQAQGYGRGGTPGEFDFYVLALSWSPTYCETAGRRDADGQCRPGRGLGFVVHGLWPQYTRGYPSDCSSVERSPTRQAIDAAGEVYPSEGLARYEWRKHGTCSGLDPMAYFKAAAQAREAVTIPAAFAKPDSDTRIAPIDIARQFVASNRGLRPDMMSVTCIRGELQEVRICFTKDLRGFTPCPEVARQNCRAGEIAVDASR
- a CDS encoding extensin family protein — protein: MWRSVLAFSVLGLIGAGLTGCGRSAFESREPWRDQTEQACNARRLVEATEFVTPVKEISGPGVCGMLQPYRITRLGKGSVVLKQRMTLACPALAEAEAWLADTIQPAANLYFGQPVAEINAGSYACRGRNNQAGAKLSEHSFGNAVDIMSFKLADGYVITVKGGWRGTEAEQGFLREVFIGACQRFSTVLAPGSNVFHYDHIHVDLARHDPRGLKRICQPLLKFTPQLGADGVPRPVSRPRPVERQPAAPQAPVDVEEDDPYGVTPMSSNQRPARPNPQVARAPSPALSAAAPSPRAPSAYASAPVPRFAPRPQTSRLAAAPAYDEPAPGFSGEPLSLAAPGLSDPIY
- a CDS encoding methyltransferase domain-containing protein translates to MASPTATTAGAGSTLERASGPGYRSRTMTPQTAPMRPWKQAVARAFDGAEGYDAAGVIQAVVAERLAQRIIGRPLPQAPRILEIGCGTGFLTQALLAHVTPSLMIASDLAPAMVQRARERLRGRGGSRFLVMDGERPCLSPGFDLICSSLAAQWFEDLETALGRLAGLLAPGGFLAVTTLASGTFREWHEAHHAAGHRPATPSYPTADTLARLRFEGCTSSLSLEPVVERHADGRAFLHSLRTIGAGTPASAGTLSPGALRAIIRRFEEGGSAITYEVAVLEIRRNP
- the rlmJ gene encoding 23S rRNA (adenine(2030)-N(6))-methyltransferase RlmJ: MNYRHAFHAGNFADVLKHLVLTRVLHHLQAKPTGFRAIDTHAGLGFYDLTGDEAGRTGEWLDGWGRLDTPFPDEVEALFAPYREAVAATKARHGADIYPGSPAIIREFLRPTDQGVFVELHPADADILRERYNQDPRTKVMHLDGWTALNSLIPPPERRGVVLIDPPYEELGEIDRLGEALAKAVAKWPTGIYLGWYPIKDVDLIDRMVAELDKSLSRPALRIDLMISEPYPTRLNGNGLIVINPPWRLADEAALFLPALAERLARGDYGAFRCDAFGVEA